The following proteins are encoded in a genomic region of Hirundo rustica isolate bHirRus1 chromosome 3, bHirRus1.pri.v3, whole genome shotgun sequence:
- the ATL2 gene encoding atlastin-2 isoform X3 — protein sequence MRREVGKRRSTNGDVSSSSQDPQPSKVGHGSVPQPRSGAQHASGKLYEEEEDDALPDSDALPDSDDEVELDKPRPIQIVLAHEDDHNFELDESALEKILLQEHIKDLNIVVVSVAGAFRKGKSFLLDFMLRYMYNRTSPCWIGGNTEPLTGFTWRGGCERETTGIQIWSEVFVIDKPNGTKVAVLLMDTQGAFDSQSTIKDCATVFALSTMTSSVQVYNLSQNIQEDDLQHLQLFTEYGRLAMEEIYQKPFQTLMFLIRDWSYPYEHAYGLEGGKKFLEKRLQVKQNQHEELQNVRKHIHSCFSNLGCFLLPHPGLKVATNPNFDGRLNDIDEDFKNELRNLVPLLLAPENLVEKEISGSKVTCRDLVEYFKAYIKIYQGEELPHPKSMLQATAEANNLAAVAGAKDLYSKGMEQVCGGDKPYIAPSDLEQKHQDFRESAIRQFRSVKKMGGEEFCRRYQEQLEVEIDEIYANFVKHNDGKNIFYAARTPATLFAVMFAMYIISGLTGFLGMNSIAALCNLVLGMALISFCTWAYVKYSGEFREVGTAIDQIAEAIWEQVFSKLFEVLRRRTVRRALTSVPRQRLSSNNNKKKN from the exons ATGAGGAGAGAGGTTGGCAAGCGCAGGAGCACCAATGGAGACGTCTCCAGCTCATCCCAGGACCCTCAGCCCTCCAAGGTGGGACACGGCTCTGTTCCCCAGCCCAGGAGTGGTGCTCAGCACGCTTCAG GTAAGCTTtatgaagaggaggaggacgaTGCCCTGCCAGACTCAGATGCCCTGCCAGACTCAGATGACGAGGTGGAGCTGGATAAGCCGCGCCCCATACAGATTGTCCTTGCTCACGAAGATGACCATAACTTTGAATTAGATGAATCAGCATTGGAAAAAATCTTGCTTCAGGAACATATTAAAGATCTTAACATAGTAGTTGTGTCTGTAGCGGGAGCTTTCCGCAAAGGAAAATCTTTTCTGCTGGACTTCATGCTTAGATACATGTATAACAGG aCTTCTCCTTGCTGGATAGGAGGAAACACGGAGCCATTGACGGGGTTTACATGGAGAGGTGGATGTGAACGGGAAACCACTGGCATTCAGATTTGGAGTGAAGTGTTTGTAATTGATAAACCTAATGGAACAAAG GTTGCTGTACTACTCATGGATACCCAAGGTGCCTTTGATAGCCAATCCACTATCAAAGACTGTGCGACGGTTTTTGCCCTGAGCACCATGACGAGCTCTGTCCAG GTATACAACTTGTCTCAGAATATTCAGGAAGATGACCTTCAGCATTTGCAG TTGTTTACAGAATATGGAAGACTAGCTATGGAAGAAATTTACCAAAAGCCGTTTCAG ACACTAATGTTCTTAATTAGAGATTGGAGTTACCCTTATGAGCATGCCTATGGCTTGGAGGGAGGAAAGAAGTTCCTGGAGAAAAGACTGCAG gtaaAGCAAAACCAACATGAAGAGCTACAGAATGTAAGGAAGCATATTCACTCCTGTTTCAGTAATCTTGGGTGTTTCCTGTTGCCCCACCCTGGTCTTAAAGTTGCAACAAATCCAAATTTTGATGGGAGATTGAATG ATATAGATGAGGATTTTAAGAATGAACTGCGGAATTTGGTACCGTTACTGCTTGCCCCCGAAAACTTGGTAGAAAAAGAGATTAGTGGATCCAAGGTGACCTGTAGAGATCTTGTAGAATACTTCAAG GCTTACATTAAAATTTATCAAGGAGAGGAGCTACCTCATCCGAAATCTATGCTgcag GCGACAGCTGAGGCGAACAATCttgctgctgtggcaggagctAAAGACTTGTACAGCAAAGGCATGGAGCAG GTGTGTGGGGGAGATAAGCCTTACATCGCCCCGTCGGACCTGGAGCAGAAGCACCAGGATTTCCGCGAGAGCGCCATCCGGCAGTTCCGCTCCGTGAAGAAGATGGGAGGGGAGGAGTTCTGCCGGCGCTACCAGGAGCAACTGGAAGTGGAAATCGACGAGATCTATGCAAACTTTGTGAAGCACAACGATGGCAAAAACATCTTTTATGCTGCTCGTACCCCTGCCACTCTCTTTGCAGTCATGTTTGCCATGTACATAATCTCAGGACTGACTGGGTTCCTCGGCATGAACTCCATAGCTGCCCTGTGTAATCTCGTGCTGGGGATGGCTCTTATATCGTTTTGTACTTGGGCATACGTTAAGTACTCTGGGGAATTCAGAGAAGTTGGAACAGCCATCGATCAGATCGCTGAAGCTATATGGGAACAG
- the ATL2 gene encoding atlastin-2 isoform X1: MRREVGKRRSTNGDVSSSSQDPQPSKVGHGSVPQPRSGAQHASGKLYEEEEDDALPDSDALPDSDDEVELDKPRPIQIVLAHEDDHNFELDESALEKILLQEHIKDLNIVVVSVAGAFRKGKSFLLDFMLRYMYNRTSPCWIGGNTEPLTGFTWRGGCERETTGIQIWSEVFVIDKPNGTKVAVLLMDTQGAFDSQSTIKDCATVFALSTMTSSVQVYNLSQNIQEDDLQHLQLFTEYGRLAMEEIYQKPFQTLMFLIRDWSYPYEHAYGLEGGKKFLEKRLQVKQNQHEELQNVRKHIHSCFSNLGCFLLPHPGLKVATNPNFDGRLNDIDEDFKNELRNLVPLLLAPENLVEKEISGSKVTCRDLVEYFKAYIKIYQGEELPHPKSMLQATAEANNLAAVAGAKDLYSKGMEQVCGGDKPYIAPSDLEQKHQDFRESAIRQFRSVKKMGGEEFCRRYQEQLEVEIDEIYANFVKHNDGKNIFYAARTPATLFAVMFAMYIISGLTGFLGMNSIAALCNLVLGMALISFCTWAYVKYSGEFREVGTAIDQIAEAIWEQRNPRKVFSKLFEVLRRRTVRRALTSVPRQRLSSNNNKKKN, from the exons ATGAGGAGAGAGGTTGGCAAGCGCAGGAGCACCAATGGAGACGTCTCCAGCTCATCCCAGGACCCTCAGCCCTCCAAGGTGGGACACGGCTCTGTTCCCCAGCCCAGGAGTGGTGCTCAGCACGCTTCAG GTAAGCTTtatgaagaggaggaggacgaTGCCCTGCCAGACTCAGATGCCCTGCCAGACTCAGATGACGAGGTGGAGCTGGATAAGCCGCGCCCCATACAGATTGTCCTTGCTCACGAAGATGACCATAACTTTGAATTAGATGAATCAGCATTGGAAAAAATCTTGCTTCAGGAACATATTAAAGATCTTAACATAGTAGTTGTGTCTGTAGCGGGAGCTTTCCGCAAAGGAAAATCTTTTCTGCTGGACTTCATGCTTAGATACATGTATAACAGG aCTTCTCCTTGCTGGATAGGAGGAAACACGGAGCCATTGACGGGGTTTACATGGAGAGGTGGATGTGAACGGGAAACCACTGGCATTCAGATTTGGAGTGAAGTGTTTGTAATTGATAAACCTAATGGAACAAAG GTTGCTGTACTACTCATGGATACCCAAGGTGCCTTTGATAGCCAATCCACTATCAAAGACTGTGCGACGGTTTTTGCCCTGAGCACCATGACGAGCTCTGTCCAG GTATACAACTTGTCTCAGAATATTCAGGAAGATGACCTTCAGCATTTGCAG TTGTTTACAGAATATGGAAGACTAGCTATGGAAGAAATTTACCAAAAGCCGTTTCAG ACACTAATGTTCTTAATTAGAGATTGGAGTTACCCTTATGAGCATGCCTATGGCTTGGAGGGAGGAAAGAAGTTCCTGGAGAAAAGACTGCAG gtaaAGCAAAACCAACATGAAGAGCTACAGAATGTAAGGAAGCATATTCACTCCTGTTTCAGTAATCTTGGGTGTTTCCTGTTGCCCCACCCTGGTCTTAAAGTTGCAACAAATCCAAATTTTGATGGGAGATTGAATG ATATAGATGAGGATTTTAAGAATGAACTGCGGAATTTGGTACCGTTACTGCTTGCCCCCGAAAACTTGGTAGAAAAAGAGATTAGTGGATCCAAGGTGACCTGTAGAGATCTTGTAGAATACTTCAAG GCTTACATTAAAATTTATCAAGGAGAGGAGCTACCTCATCCGAAATCTATGCTgcag GCGACAGCTGAGGCGAACAATCttgctgctgtggcaggagctAAAGACTTGTACAGCAAAGGCATGGAGCAG GTGTGTGGGGGAGATAAGCCTTACATCGCCCCGTCGGACCTGGAGCAGAAGCACCAGGATTTCCGCGAGAGCGCCATCCGGCAGTTCCGCTCCGTGAAGAAGATGGGAGGGGAGGAGTTCTGCCGGCGCTACCAGGAGCAACTGGAAGTGGAAATCGACGAGATCTATGCAAACTTTGTGAAGCACAACGATGGCAAAAACATCTTTTATGCTGCTCGTACCCCTGCCACTCTCTTTGCAGTCATGTTTGCCATGTACATAATCTCAGGACTGACTGGGTTCCTCGGCATGAACTCCATAGCTGCCCTGTGTAATCTCGTGCTGGGGATGGCTCTTATATCGTTTTGTACTTGGGCATACGTTAAGTACTCTGGGGAATTCAGAGAAGTTGGAACAGCCATCGATCAGATCGCTGAAGCTATATGGGAACAG
- the ATL2 gene encoding atlastin-2 isoform X2 produces MRREVGKRRSTNGDVSSSSQDPQPSKVGHGSVPQPRSGAQHASGKLYEEEEDDALPDSDALPDSDDEVELDKPRPIQIVLAHEDDHNFELDESALEKILLQEHIKDLNIVVVSVAGAFRKGKSFLLDFMLRYMYNRTSPCWIGGNTEPLTGFTWRGGCERETTGIQIWSEVFVIDKPNGTKVAVLLMDTQGAFDSQSTIKDCATVFALSTMTSSVQVYNLSQNIQEDDLQHLQLFTEYGRLAMEEIYQKPFQTLMFLIRDWSYPYEHAYGLEGGKKFLEKRLQVKQNQHEELQNVRKHIHSCFSNLGCFLLPHPGLKVATNPNFDGRLNDIDEDFKNELRNLVPLLLAPENLVEKEISGSKVTCRDLVEYFKAYIKIYQGEELPHPKSMLQATAEANNLAAVAGAKDLYSKGMEQVCGGDKPYIAPSDLEQKHQDFRESAIRQFRSVKKMGGEEFCRRYQEQLEVEIDEIYANFVKHNDGKNIFYAARTPATLFAVMFAMYIISGLTGFLGMNSIAALCNLVLGMALISFCTWAYVKYSGEFREVGTAIDQIAEAIWEQVLKPMSDNLMEDHMRQSVKNSIKAGLTEQVAHHARLKTD; encoded by the exons ATGAGGAGAGAGGTTGGCAAGCGCAGGAGCACCAATGGAGACGTCTCCAGCTCATCCCAGGACCCTCAGCCCTCCAAGGTGGGACACGGCTCTGTTCCCCAGCCCAGGAGTGGTGCTCAGCACGCTTCAG GTAAGCTTtatgaagaggaggaggacgaTGCCCTGCCAGACTCAGATGCCCTGCCAGACTCAGATGACGAGGTGGAGCTGGATAAGCCGCGCCCCATACAGATTGTCCTTGCTCACGAAGATGACCATAACTTTGAATTAGATGAATCAGCATTGGAAAAAATCTTGCTTCAGGAACATATTAAAGATCTTAACATAGTAGTTGTGTCTGTAGCGGGAGCTTTCCGCAAAGGAAAATCTTTTCTGCTGGACTTCATGCTTAGATACATGTATAACAGG aCTTCTCCTTGCTGGATAGGAGGAAACACGGAGCCATTGACGGGGTTTACATGGAGAGGTGGATGTGAACGGGAAACCACTGGCATTCAGATTTGGAGTGAAGTGTTTGTAATTGATAAACCTAATGGAACAAAG GTTGCTGTACTACTCATGGATACCCAAGGTGCCTTTGATAGCCAATCCACTATCAAAGACTGTGCGACGGTTTTTGCCCTGAGCACCATGACGAGCTCTGTCCAG GTATACAACTTGTCTCAGAATATTCAGGAAGATGACCTTCAGCATTTGCAG TTGTTTACAGAATATGGAAGACTAGCTATGGAAGAAATTTACCAAAAGCCGTTTCAG ACACTAATGTTCTTAATTAGAGATTGGAGTTACCCTTATGAGCATGCCTATGGCTTGGAGGGAGGAAAGAAGTTCCTGGAGAAAAGACTGCAG gtaaAGCAAAACCAACATGAAGAGCTACAGAATGTAAGGAAGCATATTCACTCCTGTTTCAGTAATCTTGGGTGTTTCCTGTTGCCCCACCCTGGTCTTAAAGTTGCAACAAATCCAAATTTTGATGGGAGATTGAATG ATATAGATGAGGATTTTAAGAATGAACTGCGGAATTTGGTACCGTTACTGCTTGCCCCCGAAAACTTGGTAGAAAAAGAGATTAGTGGATCCAAGGTGACCTGTAGAGATCTTGTAGAATACTTCAAG GCTTACATTAAAATTTATCAAGGAGAGGAGCTACCTCATCCGAAATCTATGCTgcag GCGACAGCTGAGGCGAACAATCttgctgctgtggcaggagctAAAGACTTGTACAGCAAAGGCATGGAGCAG GTGTGTGGGGGAGATAAGCCTTACATCGCCCCGTCGGACCTGGAGCAGAAGCACCAGGATTTCCGCGAGAGCGCCATCCGGCAGTTCCGCTCCGTGAAGAAGATGGGAGGGGAGGAGTTCTGCCGGCGCTACCAGGAGCAACTGGAAGTGGAAATCGACGAGATCTATGCAAACTTTGTGAAGCACAACGATGGCAAAAACATCTTTTATGCTGCTCGTACCCCTGCCACTCTCTTTGCAGTCATGTTTGCCATGTACATAATCTCAGGACTGACTGGGTTCCTCGGCATGAACTCCATAGCTGCCCTGTGTAATCTCGTGCTGGGGATGGCTCTTATATCGTTTTGTACTTGGGCATACGTTAAGTACTCTGGGGAATTCAGAGAAGTTGGAACAGCCATCGATCAGATCGCTGAAGCTATATGGGAACAG